A window of Ignisphaera sp. contains these coding sequences:
- a CDS encoding mechanosensitive ion channel, protein MESGSRENISSREIARNAFIAIASTIMFIVLYVVVSALVKFVISDLLLTRLNIDITGYEIYIQLLLALMFGYLIVNSVAWFFYWSTRPRYGHSTAVAVRNVVRIIGVGAMVAAIAGGVAGGVAGVALGGFLGMVIGFASQQVLGQAVAGLFVLISRPFRIGDEVIVAGEEGVVDDVSTMFTVIKKSDGSRVLIPNTTIIGGKIYIKPKK, encoded by the coding sequence ATGGAGAGTGGATCTCGAGAGAATATAAGTAGTAGAGAGATTGCTAGAAATGCTTTTATAGCTATTGCTAGCACAATAATGTTTATTGTGCTTTATGTTGTGGTTTCAGCTTTAGTAAAGTTTGTTATCAGTGATCTTCTATTGACTAGACTCAATATCGATATAACTGGTTACGAGATTTATATCCAGCTCCTATTAGCATTAATGTTTGGTTACCTCATAGTTAATAGTGTAGCCTGGTTTTTCTACTGGTCTACAAGACCTAGATACGGTCATTCAACAGCTGTTGCTGTTAGAAATGTTGTTAGAATTATTGGTGTAGGAGCTATGGTTGCAGCTATAGCTGGTGGTGTTGCTGGAGGAGTTGCTGGTGTTGCTCTAGGTGGCTTCTTGGGCATGGTTATTGGATTTGCATCACAACAAGTGCTAGGACAAGCAGTAGCAGGTCTATTTGTACTTATCTCGAGACCCTTTAGGATAGGCGATGAAGTTATTGTAGCTGGTGAAGAAGGTGTTGTAGATGATGTATCAACAATGTTTACAGTAATCAAGAAATCAGATGGATCAAGAGTACTGATACCCAATACCACGATTATCGGTGGAAAGATATATATAAAGCCAAAGAAATAG
- a CDS encoding radical SAM protein, which translates to MDISAPIFDSEKLKTCRLLSKRVRVKFYRIHDTYSHWNLVEKNINTKDIGIYIHIPFCRSICMFCPYFKDVLKNEQELEKYFNFLLKEIKMYGKQLKENDLNVTDIHVGGGTPSLVPPKLYRELIDTLAQFFNIKCSIGIEVNPEDFKNREYVENLYSANVDEVSIGVQSFDKRILMSIGRKHSPEDNIKAIENSLKAGFKWINIDLMILNPNIKDYIEIPLEEKLKIFREDMEKCYTLGVHQITFYPTIIPRSSPGYRLVGYNKLSQELDSIDLFIDEAIDFAESNNLYFIRVYSISRQRYEYATMNSLWIGPLLGFGSGSWSTLSLYQYINIHNPLKYINLVERDIPPAIYSRNINPSARIWRLFFDQLSSCEISDKAFRLICLNKIPLRIKLLLKIMEINGLVKRNGDIYRLSRRGIKEVYKSVMNYVTKPVRLAEAITEISRYEDYPKIVEIV; encoded by the coding sequence ATGGATATAAGTGCACCTATCTTTGACTCCGAGAAACTAAAGACCTGTAGACTACTTAGTAAAAGAGTTAGAGTTAAGTTCTATAGAATCCATGATACATATAGTCATTGGAATCTTGTTGAGAAAAACATCAATACCAAGGACATCGGCATATATATACACATACCTTTCTGTAGATCTATATGCATGTTTTGTCCATATTTTAAGGATGTGTTGAAGAATGAGCAAGAGCTTGAGAAGTACTTTAACTTTTTGTTGAAAGAGATCAAGATGTATGGTAAACAATTAAAAGAGAATGATCTTAATGTTACAGATATACATGTTGGTGGTGGAACTCCTAGTCTTGTTCCACCGAAACTATATAGAGAACTCATCGATACGTTAGCACAATTCTTTAACATTAAGTGTAGCATAGGTATAGAGGTTAATCCTGAAGATTTTAAGAATCGTGAATATGTAGAGAATCTCTATTCAGCTAATGTTGATGAAGTTAGTATAGGTGTTCAAAGCTTCGACAAAAGGATACTAATGTCTATTGGTAGAAAGCATTCTCCAGAAGATAACATAAAGGCTATTGAGAATAGCCTTAAAGCTGGTTTCAAATGGATTAACATAGACTTGATGATCCTTAACCCTAATATTAAAGACTATATCGAGATTCCTCTAGAAGAGAAGCTAAAGATATTTAGAGAAGATATGGAGAAATGCTATACACTAGGTGTTCATCAAATAACGTTCTATCCAACAATAATACCAAGAAGCTCTCCAGGATATAGGTTAGTAGGATACAATAAACTGAGTCAAGAGCTAGACTCAATTGATCTGTTTATTGATGAAGCTATAGACTTTGCTGAATCAAATAATCTATACTTCATCAGGGTATACTCTATCTCTAGACAACGCTATGAATATGCCACAATGAACTCGCTATGGATAGGACCTTTACTAGGGTTTGGTTCAGGTTCATGGAGTACTTTATCCCTATATCAATACATAAACATACACAATCCACTAAAATATATTAATCTAGTGGAAAGAGATATACCTCCAGCTATATACTCAAGAAACATAAATCCATCAGCAAGGATATGGAGATTATTCTTTGACCAACTAAGTAGTTGCGAAATATCTGATAAAGCATTTAGATTAATATGCTTGAATAAAATACCTCTCAGAATAAAGCTTCTGCTAAAGATTATGGAGATAAATGGTCTGGTTAAGAGAAATGGAGATATCTATAGACTATCTAGACGAGGCATTAAAGAAGTATATAAATCCGTTATGAACTATGTAACTAAACCAGTTAGACTAGCAGAAGCAATTACAGAGATATCTAGGTATGAGGATTACCCAAAGATAGTTGAAATAGTGTAG
- a CDS encoding 6,7-dimethyl-8-ribityllumazine synthase, with protein MIRIAVVATMLGSIVDHMIKAVEEKAQKYGANIVDVYRVPGLLETPLVVKKVLEKNYVDGVIVLGAIYKETSLEEFLFNQVVNKLLDLSLEYGKPIGFGISGPGIYWSNRLVEEGGKEITELTLSAVKKVVDILRSIDNRYRDNEKHSLDIATH; from the coding sequence ATGATCCGTATAGCTGTTGTAGCCACTATGCTTGGAAGCATAGTAGACCACATGATCAAGGCTGTTGAAGAAAAAGCACAAAAGTATGGAGCTAATATTGTTGATGTGTATAGAGTTCCAGGTCTTCTCGAAACACCTCTAGTAGTTAAGAAAGTTCTAGAGAAAAACTATGTAGATGGTGTTATAGTTCTTGGAGCAATATATAAAGAAACATCACTAGAAGAATTCCTTTTTAATCAAGTTGTTAACAAGCTCTTGGATCTATCTCTAGAATATGGAAAACCTATAGGCTTCGGTATCTCTGGCCCTGGTATCTATTGGAGCAATAGACTTGTTGAAGAAGGTGGTAAAGAGATTACAGAACTAACCCTAAGCGCTGTTAAAAAGGTTGTAGATATACTGAGATCTATAGATAATAGATATAGAGATAACGAAAAACACTCTCTAGATATAGCCACACATTGA
- a CDS encoding thermonuclease family protein — MFLFIFISMAIHYTIYLEGQDIEIDVCVDIYRIVDGDTLDAFPVGRVRLADIDAPERDTPEGEIAREALADIVHRYGYRAYLDVDNVYVMDRYNRIVAVVYLRYNETHLINVNKWLVENGYASIDDYRNQFNPYTWSLYVYLPHDPCIEKIITETITHKVTTTVTFAIPVTTTLLVTTPVTTTVRGSVTKTLTTRDIATVISTVVSRETTTIHTTYTVVSQSILTKTVTTTYTVAGSGETLAIVSILIVVSIASLLLLSKRFVKR; from the coding sequence GTGTTTCTCTTTATATTCATATCTATGGCTATCCATTATACAATTTATCTAGAGGGACAAGATATAGAGATTGATGTATGTGTCGATATTTATCGTATAGTTGATGGAGATACACTTGATGCTTTTCCTGTAGGTAGAGTTAGGTTAGCTGATATAGATGCACCTGAACGAGATACACCAGAAGGAGAGATAGCTAGAGAGGCTCTAGCAGATATAGTTCATAGATATGGGTATAGAGCGTATCTAGATGTAGATAATGTCTATGTTATGGATAGATACAATAGGATTGTAGCAGTTGTTTATCTAAGGTATAACGAGACTCATCTAATTAATGTAAATAAATGGCTTGTAGAAAATGGCTATGCATCTATTGATGATTACAGAAACCAGTTTAATCCATATACATGGTCTCTCTATGTATATCTACCGCATGATCCCTGCATAGAGAAGATTATTACCGAAACTATTACACATAAGGTAACAACTACAGTAACATTCGCAATACCTGTTACAACCACATTACTTGTCACAACTCCTGTTACAACTACAGTAAGAGGTAGTGTTACAAAAACATTAACAACAAGAGATATAGCAACAGTTATATCTACTGTAGTCAGTAGAGAAACTACCACAATCCATACAACATATACAGTAGTCTCACAATCAATACTAACAAAAACAGTCACAACAACATATACGGTAGCAGGTTCTGGGGAAACTCTAGCTATTGTATCTATACTCATTGTCGTATCTATAGCTTCTCTACTGCTTCTCTCTAAGCGTTTTGTGAAGAGATAA
- a CDS encoding nitroreductase family protein: MDVYEAILSRRSIRVYKHEPIRREDLEKILEAARWAPSAGNRQPWHFIVVDDEQIKEKLVPACRNQSFIKDASCVVVGLADVEKSPKWAIIDTTIALEHIVLEATELGYGTCWIGAFDEAEVKKILNIPDRYRVVALITIGIASESPSPRPRKPLKEIVSLNIFGNPW, encoded by the coding sequence ATGGATGTATATGAAGCTATACTCTCGAGACGTAGCATTAGGGTATATAAACATGAGCCTATTAGGAGAGAAGATCTAGAGAAGATACTTGAGGCTGCTAGATGGGCTCCAAGTGCTGGAAATAGACAGCCATGGCATTTCATAGTTGTTGATGATGAACAGATCAAGGAGAAGCTTGTACCTGCTTGTAGGAATCAGAGCTTTATAAAGGATGCATCTTGTGTAGTAGTTGGTCTTGCTGATGTAGAGAAATCACCTAAATGGGCTATAATAGATACAACTATTGCTCTAGAGCATATAGTTCTAGAAGCTACAGAACTAGGCTATGGAACATGCTGGATCGGTGCATTTGATGAAGCTGAAGTCAAGAAGATTCTGAATATACCGGATAGATACAGAGTTGTAGCATTAATAACAATAGGTATAGCTTCAGAATCACCATCACCAAGACCTCGAAAACCGCTAAAAGAGATAGTATCTCTAAACATCTTTGGCAACCCATGGTGA
- a CDS encoding TM1812 family CRISPR-associated protein, whose translation MKVVVLPALGSPGGLFKFVGSVEDYVALSLINLGEDLANLDESLARDCDNIIVVFDSTHGINYSPVLTAKISEIVAQILRLRYNINVSLEIYNSDPYPPKSGSDKPKINVNKVFEKQVTEIEIPRLNDLKDFDSFSKNSRCVEEAKRNDKNLDNESTKNLRSVMDSELKRIINNVLASLYSPSPLALLYSCYDYQNYWESSNDRCSSDSKCIKDFQELLSKIKDMWIENVKIRDKCIERSISIKLNTIWSLLITDSVCTHVKNLIDKHQNPIYEINQNPISQAKNIIMFKLSLLKDLAENIYTRVNFALNYLIKHEISIIEYLSKDKIKENECREYREISELKTDENTDKQRSQRILERNLIAHAGLLRDFVKICKQNNELYIGYKDTETIEDIYNHLKNIFNKRSKKKGLDID comes from the coding sequence GTGAAAGTTGTAGTACTACCGGCTTTGGGGTCTCCTGGTGGTTTGTTTAAGTTTGTTGGTAGTGTTGAAGATTATGTAGCTCTATCTCTGATTAACTTAGGTGAAGATTTGGCTAATCTAGATGAGTCTCTAGCTAGAGATTGTGATAACATCATTGTGGTATTTGATTCAACTCACGGTATAAACTACTCACCTGTATTAACAGCAAAGATTTCAGAAATTGTTGCTCAAATTCTTAGGCTACGCTACAACATTAATGTATCTCTCGAGATATACAACTCAGATCCATATCCACCAAAAAGTGGCTCTGATAAGCCTAAGATAAACGTCAATAAAGTTTTCGAGAAACAGGTTACAGAAATAGAGATTCCTCGACTAAATGATCTAAAAGACTTTGATTCATTTAGTAAGAATAGTAGATGTGTTGAAGAAGCTAAAAGAAACGATAAAAATTTAGATAATGAGTCTACAAAGAATCTTCGTAGCGTTATGGATAGCGAGCTCAAGCGCATCATCAATAATGTTCTAGCATCACTTTACTCACCATCACCTCTAGCATTACTATATTCATGCTATGATTATCAGAATTACTGGGAAAGTAGTAATGATAGGTGTAGTAGTGATAGTAAATGTATTAAAGATTTTCAGGAACTTTTATCGAAGATCAAGGATATGTGGATAGAGAACGTGAAGATTAGAGATAAATGTATCGAGAGAAGTATATCAATTAAGTTGAATACTATATGGAGTCTACTGATAACTGATTCTGTTTGTACACATGTTAAGAATCTTATAGATAAGCATCAGAATCCTATATACGAAATCAATCAGAATCCTATATCTCAAGCAAAAAACATTATCATGTTTAAACTATCTCTACTCAAAGACCTGGCTGAAAACATCTACACAAGAGTTAACTTTGCATTAAACTACTTAATTAAACATGAAATCAGTATCATAGAGTACTTAAGTAAAGACAAGATAAAAGAAAATGAATGTAGAGAATATAGAGAAATTTCAGAACTAAAAACTGATGAAAATACTGATAAACAACGTAGTCAACGAATATTAGAGAGGAATTTGATAGCTCATGCGGGTCTACTAAGAGATTTCGTAAAGATATGTAAACAAAACAATGAACTCTACATAGGATATAAAGATACTGAAACAATTGAAGATATATATAATCATCTAAAAAACATATTCAATAAACGGTCTAAAAAAAAAGGTCTAGATATTGATTAA